From Vallitalea longa, one genomic window encodes:
- a CDS encoding S-layer homology domain-containing protein produces MKPIKNIFLSLLVLVIITVNVDSINAKTMDSNEIQVLSQLNILKGNGVSLDLDSKLSRSEAAAFIVRLLCEEEEVKDNKIRYCRTKFSDVPEDMWYAPYVGYCTENDIIDGYDTHTFKPDEKLGEKAFIKLVLGALGYKYNKDFTWDEVFKKAYGIGLLEDNKYYSNEYKEDTNYTRGKVASILYTALELKNNKTKIKIIQNFIDNNYIEKDEAEDLKLINDEIKTEITKVETTGSNILKLTFNEKILPFTEENILIYETDNTANMLSIEDISNEETTNTYIIKTSDNQKMDEEYTVLLDRIVDTKGNASDSFSEIFMGHREDEVKSDFFRISKVEAISNNVIYLYFTHPINENALQSAFYSVSQNGNEIIEGTNNNMLISKLNTCNNGISIYLKSYTFESESYIQLDVDGRLSSLYGVKLNDGKGDKIKFKSSVENNEVFTVDNCTPINNHTVQVNFNKEVNPLIANQVFMYYVTDEDNNPIKITKAEVVNEGSRAGKAVRLTTNSSIIYKEKYKLLINNMSDVTMQFSITLKEFSFIGGYYNSDDIEIDAVVSLDNNTIAVYVSEPLDQKYTESVDNYIIEGVSDYSYLATPTAVYYDKKKNANMFKLYLPDDKKLTKSHRYDFTIISLKDTLGNTQSYDLTKQFKHTASKDIKLSIKEATYIGDNTIKLSFNKEVAFDINNILTTNYTLVYTENGMEYSKIPLGANYINPTTITLKFDTLDMEKEYKVVFKELIDYGNNVTENTEDKSCAVKNGNE; encoded by the coding sequence ATGAAGCCAATAAAAAATATATTTTTAAGTTTATTAGTTTTAGTAATAATAACGGTTAATGTTGATAGCATTAATGCCAAGACAATGGATAGCAACGAAATCCAAGTTTTATCACAGTTAAATATTTTAAAGGGTAATGGTGTTAGTTTAGACTTAGATAGCAAATTATCTAGAAGTGAAGCTGCTGCTTTTATAGTTAGATTATTATGTGAAGAAGAAGAAGTAAAAGATAACAAAATTAGATATTGCAGAACTAAATTTTCAGATGTTCCGGAGGATATGTGGTATGCGCCTTATGTTGGTTATTGTACAGAAAATGACATTATCGACGGATATGATACACATACTTTTAAACCTGATGAAAAATTAGGAGAAAAAGCTTTTATTAAATTAGTTTTAGGGGCATTAGGATATAAATATAATAAAGATTTTACATGGGATGAAGTTTTTAAAAAAGCATATGGTATAGGATTATTAGAAGATAACAAATATTATAGTAATGAATATAAAGAAGATACAAATTATACTAGAGGAAAAGTAGCTAGTATATTATATACAGCATTAGAGTTAAAAAATAATAAGACTAAAATAAAAATAATACAGAATTTTATTGATAACAATTATATTGAAAAAGATGAAGCAGAAGATCTTAAATTAATAAATGATGAGATAAAAACAGAAATTACTAAGGTTGAAACAACAGGTTCTAATATACTAAAATTAACCTTCAATGAAAAAATTCTTCCATTTACAGAAGAAAATATTTTAATATATGAGACTGATAATACAGCAAATATGCTATCTATAGAGGATATAAGTAATGAAGAGACTACTAATACATATATTATAAAAACATCTGATAATCAAAAAATGGATGAAGAATATACTGTTCTATTAGATAGAATTGTAGATACTAAAGGTAATGCTTCAGACTCTTTTAGTGAGATTTTTATGGGTCATAGAGAAGACGAGGTAAAATCAGATTTCTTTAGAATAAGTAAAGTTGAAGCTATAAGTAATAATGTTATATATTTATATTTTACACATCCTATTAATGAAAATGCGTTACAATCAGCTTTTTATTCCGTTTCACAAAATGGTAATGAGATTATTGAAGGTACCAATAATAACATGCTTATAAGCAAATTAAATACATGTAATAATGGCATTTCTATTTATCTAAAGAGTTATACATTTGAATCAGAATCATATATTCAACTTGATGTAGACGGAAGATTATCTAGTTTGTATGGGGTGAAACTGAATGATGGAAAAGGAGATAAAATTAAATTTAAGTCTTCAGTTGAGAATAATGAAGTATTTACAGTTGATAATTGTACCCCAATAAATAATCATACAGTACAAGTTAACTTTAATAAAGAGGTTAATCCATTAATTGCAAACCAAGTATTTATGTATTATGTAACAGATGAAGATAATAATCCTATTAAAATAACTAAAGCAGAAGTTGTAAATGAAGGAAGTAGAGCAGGAAAAGCAGTTAGATTAACAACTAATTCAAGTATTATATATAAAGAAAAATATAAATTATTAATTAACAATATGTCTGATGTAACAATGCAGTTTTCTATAACATTAAAAGAATTTTCTTTTATCGGAGGCTACTATAATTCAGATGATATTGAAATTGATGCGGTAGTATCGCTTGATAATAATACTATAGCTGTATATGTAAGTGAACCTTTAGATCAAAAATATACTGAGTCAGTAGATAATTATATTATAGAAGGTGTTAGTGACTATTCATACTTGGCAACACCAACAGCTGTATATTATGATAAAAAGAAAAATGCTAACATGTTTAAGTTATACCTACCAGATGATAAGAAGCTTACAAAATCACATAGATATGATTTTACAATAATATCATTGAAAGATACATTAGGTAATACTCAATCATATGACTTAACAAAACAATTTAAACATACTGCATCAAAAGATATTAAACTAAGTATAAAAGAAGCAACATATATAGGTGATAATACTATAAAATTAAGTTTTAATAAGGAAGTAGCTTTTGACATTAATAATATACTTACTACTAATTATACATTAGTATACACAGAAAATGGGATGGAGTATAGTAAAATACCACTAGGTGCTAACTATATAAATCCAACTACTATAACATTGAAGTTCGATACTTTAGATATGGAAAAAGAATATAAAGTTGTTTTTAAGGAATTAATTGATTACGGTAATAATGTAACAGAAAATACTGAAGATAAAAGCTGTGCTGTTAAGAACGGTAATGAGTAA
- a CDS encoding S-layer homology domain-containing protein: protein MRKKIYKTTISILLMIIFVIPNVTLAVDDETNQDFGDALYTLKILRGDGKDYNLSGQLKRSEAAAFLIRLLGVEKKVVEDKERYIIDNFTDVDGDQWYSYYVGYAYTAKLIDGYDDNTFRPDDYVSEKEFVKMVLSALNYRQGIDYEWDNIYQFANSIGLLDKTYKYKKEDNNNYLREDTINLMYQSLNIKINNLDKNITEKLIDREYITIYQALEAGVLVDEVKTAIESAKGINANTIKVTLSEEINELSKDNIKIYEEEEDKSEKLNVKFVETNKNVITITTEKQTGTQYTLELIDVEDLNGFVTESVKSDFKGYVEKVVKSDYFKISRVKAISKNVINVYFTQPITESATLPIYYSLKQGKKTLTEGDFKDLAVSRLTDVNNGISIFLKDDSLQEGLEYTLAISGKLTSYYTVNLNDGSGDKMTFMGTESANQQLHISNVETVNNDCIIVTFNKDIDEITATDEYNYKLKDKDGNYTMDSALRAVLVGSGQDRLRKVKLKYVNIEMKNEYILTVDGVKDSFKQMKIKEEKYPIYRIKDNEFDIKVQHVLPENGNIVNVYFSGDISTDIYNADFYIDGIDVVEKRYSADESNKVVLFVDSEMPLQNNVSYTLRIMNICDEFGEPYDKTLEKSFKGSAREFGSISMSECKFIGEDTVYVRFNKYVSSNSNFESQFRLIDKNSDKEIEASNVTYISDNEVVVDFSSTSKNKSYKLVIDYIEDYSEQFSNSDLRRTVERNR from the coding sequence GTGAGGAAGAAAATATATAAAACGACTATAAGTATTTTACTTATGATAATATTTGTTATACCTAATGTAACATTAGCAGTAGATGATGAGACTAATCAAGATTTTGGAGATGCTTTATATACGCTCAAAATATTGAGAGGTGATGGGAAAGATTATAATTTATCTGGTCAGTTAAAACGTTCAGAAGCAGCAGCATTTTTAATAAGACTACTAGGAGTAGAAAAAAAAGTTGTAGAAGATAAAGAAAGATATATAATTGATAATTTTACAGATGTTGATGGAGACCAGTGGTATTCATATTACGTTGGTTATGCATATACAGCAAAGCTTATAGACGGATATGATGATAATACTTTTAGACCGGATGATTACGTTTCAGAAAAAGAATTTGTTAAAATGGTTTTGAGTGCTTTAAATTATAGACAAGGAATAGATTATGAATGGGATAATATTTATCAATTTGCTAATTCTATTGGTTTATTAGATAAAACATATAAATACAAGAAAGAGGATAATAATAATTACCTTAGAGAAGATACAATAAATTTGATGTACCAATCATTAAATATAAAGATAAATAATTTAGATAAGAATATTACTGAAAAGTTAATTGATAGAGAATATATTACTATATATCAAGCTCTTGAAGCTGGTGTTTTAGTAGATGAGGTAAAGACAGCTATAGAATCAGCAAAAGGTATAAATGCGAATACTATTAAAGTTACATTATCAGAAGAAATAAATGAATTATCAAAAGACAATATTAAAATATATGAAGAAGAAGAAGACAAATCAGAAAAATTAAATGTAAAATTTGTTGAGACTAATAAAAACGTAATAACTATTACTACAGAAAAGCAAACAGGCACACAATATACGCTAGAATTAATAGATGTGGAAGACTTAAATGGTTTTGTAACTGAGAGTGTTAAGTCAGATTTTAAAGGTTATGTTGAAAAAGTAGTAAAATCTGATTATTTTAAAATTTCAAGAGTTAAGGCAATAAGTAAAAATGTTATTAATGTTTATTTTACACAACCAATAACAGAAAGTGCAACTCTTCCAATTTATTATTCCCTAAAACAAGGTAAAAAAACTTTGACTGAAGGGGACTTTAAAGATTTGGCTGTTTCTCGTTTAACTGATGTTAATAATGGAATTAGTATATTTCTAAAAGATGATAGTTTACAAGAAGGATTAGAATATACTCTAGCTATTAGTGGTAAGTTAACAAGTTATTATACTGTTAACTTAAATGATGGTTCAGGAGATAAAATGACATTCATGGGCACAGAAAGTGCTAATCAACAATTACATATATCAAATGTAGAGACAGTAAATAATGACTGTATCATAGTTACTTTCAATAAAGATATTGATGAAATAACAGCAACTGACGAATATAATTATAAATTGAAAGACAAAGATGGTAATTATACAATGGATAGTGCATTACGTGCAGTTTTAGTAGGTAGTGGTCAAGATAGATTAAGAAAAGTAAAGTTAAAATATGTAAATATTGAAATGAAAAATGAATATATTTTAACTGTGGATGGTGTAAAAGATAGTTTTAAACAGATGAAAATAAAAGAAGAAAAATATCCTATATATAGAATAAAGGATAATGAATTTGATATTAAAGTACAACATGTATTACCTGAAAATGGTAATATAGTTAATGTGTATTTTTCTGGAGATATCTCAACAGATATATATAATGCTGATTTTTATATTGATGGTATAGATGTAGTAGAGAAGAGATATTCTGCTGATGAATCTAATAAGGTAGTGTTATTTGTTGATTCAGAAATGCCACTACAGAATAATGTTAGTTATACACTTAGAATCATGAATATATGTGATGAATTCGGAGAACCATATGACAAAACTTTGGAAAAAAGTTTTAAGGGATCAGCAAGGGAATTCGGTAGTATAAGTATGTCTGAATGTAAATTTATTGGTGAAGATACAGTATATGTTAGATTTAATAAATATGTTAGTTCTAATTCTAATTTTGAATCACAGTTCAGACTTATAGATAAAAATAGTGATAAAGAAATAGAAGCTTCAAATGTTACATATATTAGTGACAATGAAGTTGTTGTAGATTTTAGTTCAACTAGTAAGAATAAATCCTATAAATTAGTTATAGACTATATAGAAGATTATTCCGAGCAGTTTTCAAATTCTGATTTAAGAAGAACAGTAGAGCGTAATAGGTAA
- the galT gene encoding UDP-glucose--hexose-1-phosphate uridylyltransferase produces the protein MANVKISIEKLIRFGLVNGMIEKWDIQFVRNSIMDILGIDEPYEGELEDYEVEESAVGILDELLQYAVDNDIIEDSVTYRDMLDARIMAALMPRPSEVVSKFYEIVDNEGIEKATDSYYKLSKDSNYIRMDRIAKNDYWLADTDVGELEITINLSKPEKDPKEIEKARSMPSAKYPKCFLCIDNVGYPGRLNHPARNNHRVIPVELNGENWYLQYSPYVYYNEHCIVFNEKHVPMKISRDSFVRLLSFVKKFPHYFVGSNADLPIVGGSILSHDHFQGGHHVFPMENAPIIKELRKDKYPEVKIGIVKWPLSVIRLSSKDMEQLIELADEFLNKWRNYSDESLDILAYTEKDGESIPHNTITPIARINRDGDYELDLVLRNNRRSEEHPDGIFHPHAHLHHIKKENIGLIEVMGLAVLPARLKEELALIQDVLTGKIKSIDSYKELDKHSEWINKMVREYGTSLNAKEAEEYIKKEVGNIFGDVLKCAGVYKMDERGLAGMTKFIEA, from the coding sequence GTGGCTAATGTTAAGATTAGTATTGAAAAGTTGATAAGATTTGGTCTTGTTAATGGGATGATTGAGAAGTGGGATATTCAATTTGTTAGGAATAGTATTATGGATATATTGGGTATAGATGAACCTTATGAGGGAGAGTTAGAAGATTATGAGGTTGAGGAGTCTGCTGTAGGAATTTTAGATGAGTTGTTACAGTATGCTGTTGATAATGATATTATAGAGGATAGTGTTACATATAGGGATATGTTGGATGCTAGGATTATGGCAGCACTTATGCCTAGACCTTCTGAAGTTGTTAGTAAATTTTATGAGATAGTTGATAATGAGGGGATAGAGAAAGCAACTGATTCTTATTATAAGTTGTCTAAGGATTCTAATTATATAAGAATGGATAGGATTGCTAAAAATGATTATTGGTTAGCGGATACAGATGTGGGTGAGTTGGAGATTACGATTAATTTATCTAAACCTGAGAAGGACCCTAAGGAGATTGAGAAGGCTAGAAGTATGCCTAGTGCTAAATATCCTAAATGCTTTTTGTGTATAGATAATGTTGGGTATCCTGGTAGATTGAATCATCCCGCTAGAAATAATCACAGGGTTATCCCTGTTGAGCTTAATGGTGAGAATTGGTATCTTCAGTATTCTCCTTATGTTTATTATAATGAGCATTGTATAGTTTTCAATGAGAAACATGTTCCTATGAAGATATCAAGGGATAGTTTTGTTAGGTTATTGTCTTTTGTTAAGAAGTTTCCTCATTATTTTGTAGGATCCAATGCGGATCTGCCTATTGTTGGAGGGTCTATATTAAGTCATGATCATTTCCAAGGAGGGCATCATGTTTTCCCTATGGAGAATGCACCAATAATAAAAGAGTTGAGGAAGGATAAATATCCAGAGGTTAAGATAGGTATAGTTAAGTGGCCTTTATCGGTTATTAGGTTATCATCTAAGGACATGGAGCAGTTGATTGAACTTGCAGATGAATTCTTGAATAAGTGGAGAAATTATTCAGATGAAAGTCTTGATATATTAGCTTATACAGAAAAAGATGGGGAGAGTATTCCTCATAATACAATAACACCTATTGCCAGAATTAATAGGGATGGGGATTATGAACTTGATTTAGTTCTTAGAAATAATCGAAGAAGTGAAGAACATCCAGATGGTATTTTTCATCCACATGCACATTTACATCATATTAAGAAAGAGAATATTGGTCTTATAGAGGTAATGGGACTAGCAGTTCTTCCTGCAAGGTTGAAAGAAGAACTAGCATTAATACAAGATGTTCTTACTGGTAAGATTAAAAGTATAGATTCATATAAGGAACTAGATAAACATTCTGAGTGGATTAATAAGATGGTTAGAGAATATGGAACATCACTTAATGCTAAGGAAGCAGAGGAATATATCAAAAAAGAGGTAGGTAATATATTTGGAGATGTTCTTAAATGTGCAGGAGTTTATAAGATGGACGAAAGAGGACTCGCTGGCATGACAAAATTTATAGAGGCTTAA
- the galE gene encoding UDP-glucose 4-epimerase GalE, producing MAILVCGGAGYIGSHTVARLVEKGKEVIVFDNLQKGHKKAVPEDVKLYVGDLRDKDALEKVFSENSIEAIIDFAADSLVGESVTVPLKYYNNNMYGTMCLLEKMQEHDIKCIVFSSTAATYGEPESIPILETDKTMPTNPYGETKLSVEKMLKWSDNAYGIKYTALRYFNAAGAHIDGHIGEDHSPESHLIPIILEVALGKRDKIYIFGNDYPTEDGTCVRDYIHVTDLADAHILALERLQNGGESTVFNLGNGKGFSVKEVIDVAREVTGRDIKVEEAERRAGDPAVLIASSEKAVKELNWKPQYNSLEKIIESAWKWHVNNPDGFGDQYY from the coding sequence ATGGCAATTTTAGTATGTGGAGGAGCAGGATATATCGGTTCTCATACAGTAGCAAGACTTGTAGAAAAAGGTAAAGAGGTTATTGTTTTTGATAATTTACAAAAGGGTCATAAAAAGGCTGTACCTGAGGATGTTAAGTTATATGTTGGAGACCTAAGAGATAAGGATGCATTAGAAAAAGTATTTAGTGAGAATAGTATAGAAGCGATTATAGATTTTGCAGCAGATTCTCTTGTAGGAGAGAGTGTTACTGTGCCTCTAAAATATTATAATAACAATATGTATGGAACTATGTGTTTGTTAGAGAAAATGCAGGAGCATGATATAAAATGTATAGTATTTTCTTCTACAGCTGCTACATATGGAGAACCTGAGAGTATACCTATTCTTGAGACAGATAAGACTATGCCTACTAATCCTTATGGAGAGACTAAATTATCTGTTGAAAAGATGTTAAAGTGGTCTGATAATGCTTATGGGATTAAATATACTGCACTTAGATATTTTAATGCTGCAGGAGCTCATATTGATGGACATATTGGAGAAGATCATTCACCAGAGTCGCATCTTATACCTATTATATTGGAAGTTGCACTTGGTAAAAGAGATAAGATATATATATTTGGTAATGATTATCCTACAGAGGATGGTACTTGTGTAAGAGATTATATTCATGTTACTGATTTAGCGGATGCTCATATTTTGGCACTTGAGAGGTTGCAAAATGGTGGGGAAAGTACTGTATTTAATCTTGGTAATGGAAAAGGATTTTCAGTGAAAGAGGTTATTGACGTGGCTAGAGAAGTTACTGGTAGAGATATTAAGGTGGAGGAAGCTGAAAGGAGAGCGGGAGACCCTGCTGTATTGATTGCTTCATCTGAAAAGGCTGTTAAGGAACTTAATTGGAAGCCACAGTATAATTCTTTGGAGAAAATTATTGAAAGTGCTTGGAAGTGGCATGTTAATAATCCTGATGGATTTGGAGATCAATATTACTAA
- a CDS encoding galactokinase has product MQRQIVNKFLELYGGEASTVSKFFAPGRVNLIGEHIDYNGGYVFPCAIDFGTYAAARKRDDDRIRFATLNFDLRVEVDVNDITYLEEHDWTNYPKGVIKEFIKKGHKIGGFDILYYGNIPNGSGLSSSASLEVLTAVVVNDLFDCNEDMVEMVKMSQMAENQFVGVNCGIMDQFACGMGKLDHAILLDCQTLEYKYAPLKLDGYKIVIGNTKKRRGLADSKYNERRSECQYALECLQKELNIKNLCEINIEEFEKNKQLIDKEIPRNRAEHAVEENMRVKEAVEALNKGDIITFGKLMNASHESLKDLYEVTGVELDTMVEESRKIEGTIGSRMTGAGFGGCTVSIVKEDSVDKFIEQVGKNYEARTGLKPEFYVANVGNGAGKIN; this is encoded by the coding sequence ATGCAGAGACAGATTGTTAATAAGTTTTTGGAGTTATATGGTGGAGAGGCAAGTACAGTTAGTAAGTTTTTTGCACCTGGGAGAGTTAATTTGATTGGGGAGCATATTGATTATAATGGAGGTTATGTTTTTCCTTGTGCCATTGATTTTGGAACATATGCAGCAGCTAGGAAAAGAGATGATGACAGGATAAGATTTGCTACTCTTAATTTTGACCTTAGAGTGGAGGTTGATGTTAACGACATTACATATTTAGAAGAGCATGATTGGACTAATTATCCAAAAGGGGTGATTAAGGAGTTCATTAAAAAAGGTCATAAAATTGGTGGGTTTGATATTTTATACTATGGTAATATTCCTAATGGTTCAGGATTATCTTCTTCTGCATCACTTGAAGTACTTACAGCAGTAGTAGTTAATGATTTATTTGACTGTAATGAAGATATGGTTGAAATGGTTAAAATGAGTCAAATGGCAGAGAATCAGTTTGTTGGAGTTAATTGTGGTATTATGGATCAGTTTGCTTGTGGTATGGGTAAGCTTGACCATGCGATTTTACTTGATTGTCAAACATTAGAATATAAGTACGCTCCACTGAAATTAGATGGGTACAAGATTGTTATAGGTAATACTAAGAAAAGAAGAGGATTAGCGGATTCTAAATATAATGAAAGACGTTCAGAGTGCCAATATGCATTAGAATGTCTTCAAAAAGAATTAAATATAAAGAATCTATGCGAGATTAATATAGAAGAGTTTGAAAAGAATAAGCAACTTATTGACAAGGAAATTCCTAGAAATAGAGCTGAACATGCTGTAGAAGAAAATATGAGAGTTAAAGAAGCAGTAGAAGCTCTTAACAAAGGAGATATAATCACTTTCGGAAAATTGATGAATGCTTCTCATGAATCTCTAAAGGATTTATATGAAGTAACAGGTGTTGAACTTGATACTATGGTAGAGGAATCTAGAAAAATAGAAGGTACTATAGGGTCTCGTATGACAGGTGCAGGTTTCGGTGGTTGCACAGTTAGTATAGTAAAAGAGGATAGTGTTGATAAGTTTATAGAGCAAGTTGGTAAGAACTATGAAGCTAGAACAGGGTTAAAACCTGAATTTTATGTTGCTAATGTAGGTAATGGAGCTGGAAAGATTAATTAA
- a CDS encoding LacI family DNA-binding transcriptional regulator, protein MAEKKRATIADVAKLAGVSITTVSRVMNKNYPVKEETRQKVEKAIEELEFKPNLLARGLIHNKTQTIGILTPSIENLFFSQVVKGIDSIIKNKGYTTFLCNTEGDPQQEKLMIGNMKDRSVDGIIAINPRTNNIKSGYYELISKQIPLVIINGYNKGIRCNYVLNDGEVGTLEALRYLYDEGHRDIAFLRGLHSYSYDVKENIYKEFCKDNKIMFSEDDVLVIKDGNGLEAVEQSKATVENMLKKKDKITAIFACNDWMAVGALNAAKALKISVPDRFSIIGFDNTIISQITEPSLTTVDQNMTGLGQTAGKRICEIIKEKDKENRKIIIETKLIIRDSVNVISE, encoded by the coding sequence ATGGCTGAAAAGAAAAGAGCCACAATAGCTGATGTTGCCAAGTTAGCAGGAGTTTCTATAACTACAGTTTCAAGAGTAATGAATAAGAACTATCCTGTAAAAGAAGAAACTAGGCAGAAAGTAGAAAAAGCAATAGAAGAACTAGAATTTAAACCTAATTTACTAGCTAGAGGACTGATACATAATAAGACTCAAACAATAGGTATTCTTACACCTAGTATAGAAAACCTTTTCTTTTCACAAGTAGTAAAAGGTATCGATTCTATTATTAAGAATAAAGGATATACAACTTTTTTGTGTAATACGGAGGGTGATCCTCAACAGGAAAAGTTGATGATTGGCAATATGAAAGATAGAAGTGTTGATGGAATAATTGCTATTAACCCAAGAACCAATAATATAAAGTCTGGATATTATGAACTTATAAGTAAACAGATTCCACTAGTTATAATTAATGGTTATAACAAAGGAATTCGTTGTAATTATGTTCTTAATGATGGTGAAGTAGGAACACTAGAAGCACTTAGGTATCTATATGATGAAGGTCATAGAGATATAGCTTTCCTTAGAGGATTACATAGTTATTCTTATGATGTAAAAGAAAATATATACAAAGAGTTCTGTAAAGATAACAAGATTATGTTTAGTGAAGATGATGTACTTGTAATTAAAGATGGTAATGGACTAGAAGCTGTTGAACAATCCAAGGCTACTGTTGAGAATATGCTTAAAAAGAAGGATAAGATAACTGCTATATTTGCATGTAATGATTGGATGGCTGTAGGAGCTCTTAATGCAGCAAAAGCTCTTAAAATATCTGTGCCTGATAGATTTTCTATTATTGGATTTGATAATACGATTATCAGTCAGATAACAGAACCAAGTCTGACTACAGTAGACCAAAACATGACAGGTCTGGGGCAGACAGCTGGTAAAAGGATATGTGAAATTATAAAAGAGAAAGATAAGGAAAATAGGAAGATAATTATTGAGACAAAATTGATTATAAGAGACAGCGTTAATGTGATTAGTGAGTAA
- a CDS encoding undecaprenyldiphospho-muramoylpentapeptide beta-N-acetylglucosaminyltransferase produces MKRIVLTGGGTAGHVTPNLALIPHLDKLGFDVHYIGSYNGIEKTLIEDKGIPYHGISSGKLRRYKDLKNLSDPFRVIKGAGQATKLIRKLKPDIVFSKGGFVTVPVILGAKLNRVPSIIHESDMTPGLANKISIPFATKVCTTFAETLQHLPENKAVLTGTPIREDILQGDKEKGLQLCKFNKDKPVLLMTGGSLGAVRINDVLREALDGILKKYQLVHLCGKNNLKKELEDISGYKQFEYVSDEMSDILAISDVVISRSGANIISELLALKKPHVLIPLPASASRGDQILNAASFEKHGYSYVLDEENMTPKTILKAVDTVYEKRTEYINHMNHSKSSNGISNILNLIDELVNK; encoded by the coding sequence GTGAAACGAATAGTATTAACAGGCGGAGGAACAGCTGGGCATGTAACACCTAACTTAGCTCTTATTCCTCATCTAGATAAACTTGGTTTTGATGTCCATTATATAGGCTCTTACAATGGTATAGAGAAAACTTTGATAGAAGATAAAGGAATTCCATATCACGGAATCTCATCAGGAAAACTTAGAAGATACAAAGATCTTAAAAATCTGTCAGATCCATTTAGAGTTATAAAAGGTGCTGGGCAGGCAACAAAATTGATTAGAAAATTGAAACCTGATATTGTGTTTTCAAAAGGTGGATTTGTAACTGTTCCCGTTATTCTAGGTGCCAAATTGAATAGAGTACCTTCAATTATACATGAATCTGATATGACACCGGGACTCGCTAACAAGATAAGTATTCCTTTTGCAACAAAAGTATGTACTACCTTTGCAGAAACACTTCAACATCTACCCGAAAACAAGGCAGTACTAACTGGTACTCCCATCAGAGAAGATATATTACAAGGTGACAAAGAAAAAGGTTTGCAATTATGTAAGTTCAATAAAGATAAGCCGGTACTATTAATGACTGGCGGCAGTCTAGGTGCTGTTAGAATTAATGATGTCCTAAGAGAAGCTCTTGACGGTATATTAAAGAAATATCAATTAGTTCATTTATGTGGTAAGAACAATCTAAAAAAAGAATTAGAAGATATATCTGGCTACAAACAATTTGAATATGTAAGTGATGAAATGTCAGATATATTGGCAATAAGTGATGTAGTAATATCTAGATCGGGCGCTAATATCATATCTGAACTTCTAGCTCTAAAAAAACCTCATGTACTTATCCCACTACCAGCAAGTGCAAGTAGAGGAGATCAGATATTAAATGCAGCCTCTTTCGAAAAACATGGTTACAGTTACGTTTTAGACGAAGAAAATATGACACCTAAGACCATATTGAAAGCAGTTGATACTGTATATGAAAAAAGAACTGAATATATAAATCATATGAATCATAGTAAATCAAGCAATGGCATCAGTAATATCCTAAATCTTATAGATGAGCTGGTTAATAAGTAA
- a CDS encoding HIT family protein — protein sequence MNNILFTCGYLDIKTIRHWEGDIMIKQNCLFCNVANGSMDSSTIFENSEFKVVLDPYPAAKGHTLIIPKEHIENIYELDTESASRLFALATHIAKVLKNMYNCDGLNILQNNGKAAGQTVFHFHMHLIPRYDNDDVNIKWETIKIEKDELDSIAREISRKL from the coding sequence ATGAATAATATTCTATTTACATGTGGATACTTAGATATTAAGACAATAAGGCATTGGGAAGGAGATATTATGATTAAACAAAATTGTTTATTCTGCAATGTTGCCAACGGTTCTATGGACTCTTCTACTATTTTTGAAAACAGTGAATTTAAGGTTGTGCTTGATCCATATCCAGCAGCAAAAGGGCATACATTGATTATTCCAAAAGAACATATAGAAAACATATATGAACTAGATACTGAATCAGCATCAAGACTATTTGCACTTGCGACACATATCGCTAAGGTACTTAAAAATATGTATAATTGTGATGGACTGAACATATTGCAAAACAATGGTAAGGCAGCTGGTCAGACAGTATTTCATTTTCATATGCATCTTATACCAAGATACGACAATGATGATGTAAATATCAAATGGGAAACCATTAAGATTGAAAAAGATGAATTGGATTCCATTGCTAGAGAAATTTCGCGTAAGCTTTAA